From one Streptomyces sp. R41 genomic stretch:
- a CDS encoding ABC transporter permease, whose product MLVDSERGVPAPVLAAAAGARKAMLVPVVTALAIGTAFVAVYLAAFHAPSVRHQPLGIAASDKVAAHAELALNNAAPDGYTFYRYPDAEAARQAVTHDKVPAALVADGRGTRVLVAGAQGPSTVSSLATAMTTAVGKPVPVKDVLPLAAGDSRGLSVFYAAFGVVLAGFLFAVSSYQIAPRLRLSVRVTSMLVFSAASGVMVALIAHTALSALPASFAVVTVVVGLLAWASAAAAGLLLRLFGPLGMPVASVVLLILGNAASGGILPATFLPAWLSPLASFMPPAAAVRGLRGAAYFHDAHLNGAVLTLAAWGLGCLALQYVLDRVAARRPPVGSPGSVVGVGH is encoded by the coding sequence GTGCTGGTCGACTCCGAGCGTGGCGTTCCCGCTCCGGTGCTCGCCGCGGCCGCCGGCGCCCGCAAGGCGATGCTCGTACCTGTGGTCACCGCGTTGGCGATCGGCACCGCGTTCGTCGCCGTCTATCTCGCGGCGTTCCACGCGCCGTCAGTGCGTCACCAGCCCTTGGGCATCGCCGCCTCCGACAAGGTGGCCGCCCACGCGGAACTCGCCCTCAACAACGCGGCACCCGATGGGTACACCTTCTACCGCTACCCGGATGCCGAGGCCGCTCGCCAGGCCGTCACCCACGACAAGGTCCCGGCAGCCCTGGTCGCCGACGGCCGAGGGACGCGTGTTCTGGTGGCCGGGGCGCAGGGACCGTCCACGGTTTCCAGCCTCGCCACGGCGATGACGACTGCGGTCGGAAAGCCCGTTCCCGTGAAGGATGTGCTTCCCCTGGCAGCGGGGGACTCGCGCGGACTGTCGGTGTTCTACGCCGCCTTCGGCGTGGTGCTTGCCGGCTTCCTCTTCGCGGTGTCCTCCTACCAGATCGCTCCGCGCCTGCGGCTCTCGGTTCGCGTCACATCGATGCTGGTCTTCTCCGCCGCCTCCGGCGTGATGGTGGCACTGATCGCGCACACCGCCCTGAGCGCGCTGCCGGCATCGTTCGCCGTGGTCACCGTCGTGGTGGGCCTGCTGGCCTGGGCGTCCGCCGCGGCGGCCGGGCTGCTGCTGCGCTTGTTCGGGCCGCTCGGCATGCCAGTGGCCTCGGTCGTTCTACTGATCCTTGGCAACGCCGCCTCCGGTGGAATCCTGCCGGCCACTTTTCTGCCCGCATGGCTCTCCCCACTGGCTTCGTTCATGCCTCCGGCGGCGGCGGTACGGGGCCTGCGGGGCGCCGCCTACTTCCACGACGCGCATCTCAACGGAGCCGTGCTGACCCTGGCCGCATGGGGCTTGGGCTGCCTCGCTCTCCAGTACGTTCTGGACCGAGTTGCCGCCCGCCGCCCGCCGGTTGGGTCTCCGGGCTCCGTCGTCGGCGTCGGGCACTGA
- a CDS encoding TetR/AcrR family transcriptional regulator, producing the protein MTSRTAGEGSTPRLRADAARNRAQVLAAARTAFRELGTAAPLDEIARRAGVNIATLYRRFPDREALIQQVVLDGFTLVLQAARDALDAAPQDPLAGIEGFLLRLVEERDTLVLPLIGGPVGTTPEAVEVQSQIGPVLEDLLAHARTQGAIRPDVTPVDLITTGALACRPLPYLPEEQATALATRHVHIFVDGLRPDGTRPLTAPPTHEELSAHVHAGPTQS; encoded by the coding sequence GTGACTTCCCGCACCGCCGGCGAGGGCAGCACGCCGCGATTGAGGGCCGACGCGGCCCGCAACCGGGCACAGGTACTCGCCGCCGCCCGCACCGCCTTTCGCGAACTGGGCACCGCCGCGCCGCTGGACGAGATCGCTCGCCGCGCCGGAGTGAACATCGCCACGCTCTACCGGCGCTTCCCCGACCGCGAAGCCCTCATCCAGCAGGTGGTGCTCGACGGCTTCACCCTGGTACTCCAGGCCGCCCGCGACGCACTGGACGCCGCCCCGCAGGACCCCTTGGCCGGCATTGAGGGGTTCCTGCTGCGCCTGGTCGAGGAGCGGGACACGCTCGTGCTCCCCTTGATCGGCGGCCCTGTCGGCACCACACCCGAAGCGGTCGAGGTCCAGAGCCAGATCGGCCCCGTTCTCGAGGACCTGCTGGCTCACGCGCGCACTCAGGGAGCCATCCGGCCCGATGTGACGCCCGTGGACCTGATCACCACCGGGGCCCTGGCCTGCCGCCCCCTGCCCTACCTCCCCGAGGAACAGGCCACCGCCCTCGCCACCCGCCACGTGCACATCTTTGTCGACGGACTGCGCCCGGACGGCACCCGGCCACTCACAGCACCGCCGACGCACGAAGAGCTCAGTGCCCATGTGCACGCGGGGCCCACACAGAGCTGA
- a CDS encoding MarR family winged helix-turn-helix transcriptional regulator translates to MTTDTEGLANVPMPESVAAGAINHAIFRVARLHRMLAGQLLRRVGLHPSQELVMMQLWDRGSQRQTDLVRLLGSDAATMTRTIRRLENAGFVRRRPSTTDKRVTIVEPTAASNALRSDVEQVWMDLETSVAEGLTPAQQAEAIEVLGRIEKSLARATSQET, encoded by the coding sequence ATGACAACCGACACCGAGGGACTGGCGAATGTGCCCATGCCGGAGTCCGTCGCGGCCGGCGCGATCAATCACGCGATCTTCCGCGTGGCACGCCTCCACCGCATGCTGGCCGGCCAACTACTTCGCCGCGTCGGCCTCCACCCCAGCCAGGAGCTGGTCATGATGCAGCTGTGGGATCGAGGTTCCCAGCGGCAGACCGATCTCGTCCGCCTGCTCGGCTCCGACGCCGCCACCATGACCCGCACCATCCGGCGCCTGGAGAATGCGGGCTTCGTCCGCCGCCGCCCCTCCACCACCGACAAGCGGGTCACCATCGTCGAACCCACTGCGGCCAGCAACGCCCTGCGCAGCGACGTGGAACAGGTCTGGATGGACCTCGAGACCAGCGTCGCCGAAGGCCTGACGCCGGCCCAGCAGGCCGAAGCCATCGAGGTCCTGGGACGGATCGAGAAGAGTCTCGCCCGCGCCACGTCGCAGGAGACCTGA
- a CDS encoding SDR family NAD(P)-dependent oxidoreductase: MQRTRFEGKAAVVTGGSRGIGAAVARRLAREGAAVAIGYRGNKEAADALVAELDTDGGRAIAVQADAAVPEQTGVLIERAVAEFGRLDVLASCAGIEHFDALEKITPADFDRVFAINTRGQLFAVQHAVAHMREGGRIVLTSSVSASKAFFGHTLYAASKAAVESMVLNLSAELGQKGITINAIAPGGTATDMAAEHGASYQHPELVGKQDLSEWLNVEVALRRLAQPAEIAAGYAFLASDDAAYMTGRTLQVDGGMF; encoded by the coding sequence GTGCAGAGGACACGTTTCGAAGGCAAGGCGGCAGTCGTCACCGGCGGCAGCCGTGGGATCGGCGCGGCCGTCGCGCGGCGGCTGGCCCGCGAGGGCGCGGCGGTGGCGATCGGCTACCGGGGCAACAAGGAGGCGGCGGACGCTCTCGTCGCCGAACTCGACACCGACGGCGGCCGGGCGATCGCCGTTCAGGCCGACGCCGCCGTCCCAGAGCAGACGGGGGTGCTGATCGAGCGGGCGGTGGCCGAGTTCGGCCGACTGGACGTGCTCGCGTCCTGCGCCGGCATCGAGCACTTCGACGCTCTCGAGAAGATCACGCCGGCCGACTTCGACCGCGTCTTCGCGATCAACACACGGGGGCAGCTGTTCGCCGTCCAGCACGCCGTCGCCCACATGCGCGAGGGCGGCCGGATCGTGCTGACCTCCTCGGTCAGTGCCTCCAAGGCGTTCTTCGGCCACACCCTGTACGCCGCCAGCAAGGCGGCGGTGGAGTCCATGGTGCTGAACCTGTCCGCCGAACTCGGGCAGAAGGGCATCACCATCAATGCCATCGCTCCCGGCGGTACGGCCACGGACATGGCGGCCGAGCACGGGGCCAGTTACCAGCACCCCGAACTGGTCGGAAAGCAGGACCTGTCCGAGTGGCTCAACGTCGAGGTCGCGCTGCGACGGCTCGCGCAGCCGGCGGAGATCGCCGCCGGATACGCGTTCCTCGCCTCCGACGACGCGGCTTACATGACCGGCCGCACCCTGCAGGTCGACGGCGGCATGTTCTAG